TATTGTTAAGGTAAGTGTATCCTTTTGTTTTTCAATAATTGTAAAAAAATGGACTTTACTGCCAATGTCCAGCTCTGTTTCTTCCAATTTATTGAATCTATTAATTGGGTTGATTCCGACTCTTTTTCCCAAAAAATCCCTTATTTTAAAAAGCCCTGCCAACCATTTTGGTTGGCGGGAGATCATCAATTGATAAGCTTCGTAGGCAGTGACATTTTTGCAGCTTTCTTGAGACTGGTAGCTTAAATAATCAACCTTTTCGTCTACTAATGTTATGTTACTCAATAAACCATTGAGTCTTTCAAAAGAAAGCTTTTGTTTTTTTCATAAGCCAATCAATTTTTTATATTGCTTTTGTTTCATAATTTAGTCAAAAAATATACTTTTATTTAAAATATTTGTACCACAGCCTAGACTGCATAAAAAAACCGAACCATTTTTCTGGTTCGGTCACAATCATACATAGAGTTAAAATTTAGGCTAAATCTGCGAACAATGGTGTAGAAAGATAGCGTTCACCATAAGAAGGAATCAATACCACAATTAGTTTGTTTTTGTTTTCCGGTCTAGCTGCCAGTTGCAAGCCAGCCCATACCGCTGCACCAGATGAAATTCCCACTAAAATACCTTCTTTGGAAGCCATTGCACGAGCAGTATCAAAACAAACATCATTCGGAACCTGAATAATGCCATCATAAACATGGGTATTGAGGATTTTAGGTACAAAACCGGCACCAATACCCTGTATCGGATGTGGTCCTTTGCAGCCACCAGACAATACTGCAGAAGCTTCTGGTTCTACAGCATATACTTCAACTTCAGGTTTTTTTTCTTTTAAAACTTCGCCTACGCCGGTGATAGTACCACCCGTACCAACACCAGCAACAAAAATATCTACTTTACCATCAGTATCGTGCCAAATTTCCTGTGCAGTAGTTTCACGATGAATTTCTGGATTTGCCGGATTTTCAAACTGCTGTGGCATAAAATATTTCTGCGGATCTGAATCTACAAAAGCCTGTGCACGTGCAATCGCGCCTGACATGCCTTCTGCTCCGGGTGTCAATACCAGTTCTGCACCGTATGCACGCAATAGCATGCGCCGCTCCTTACTCATGGTTTCCGGCATAGTAATAATTAATTTATATCCACGTGCGGCACATACCATTGCCAGTCCAATACCGGTATTACCACTGGTTGGTTCCACAATCACCGTATCAGAATGAATTTTACCCGCCTTTTCTGCCGCATCAATCATGCTAGCTGCAATTCTGTCCTTGACACTGTTGCCGGGATTAAAAAATTCCAGTTTAACCACCACTTTGCCCGGTAAACCGGCACTCAGACGGTTGAGTTGTACCAGCGGGGTGTTACCAATCAGGTCAGTGATGCTAGAGGCGATATTCATTGTCTATCCTTTGTTATGAGAAGCTGCATTGATTATCATCATAGATTAAAACCACTATCAACCTAAATAATTTATCTGTGGGTTAATACAATTAATATTTATATAGGCGGTGATAAAGGGAATGTCTGCTGAAATATGATTTTTTCTGATTATTGCCATAGAATGAGGTGATTAATTATAGCAGTAAGCCACTGAATAATTCATATAATTTCTTAGTTGATGGCTAATTTAAGTAATCCAGCAGTCAAAGCTTAAAGTTAAATTTTTATCGCCATTTAAAAAAAGGACTACCTTTACGGTAGTCCTTTTTTAAGCCACTGATAAAATGCCGTTATTAGGCATCTACCTTGGCTGCTACATCTACATAATCCTGAATTTCATTAAAGTTCATATAGCGATAAATTTCGATGCCTTTATCATTAATAATGGCAATATTTTCGCGATATTCATCGATGTTCGGGATATGTCCGAGTTTAGAGCAAATTGCCGCCAGCTCTGCTGAGCTCAGATAAACTTGCGTATTCTTACCTAATCGGTTTGGAAAGTTACGAGTCGAAGTGGAAACTACAGTAGAACCTTCACGTGCCTGCGCCTGATTGCCCATACACAAAGAACAGCCAGGCATTTCCATCCGCGCACCTACTCGACCCAAGATACCATAATAGCCTTCATCAGAAAGTTCTTTGGCATCCATTTTGGTCGGAGGAGCCACCCACAGACGTACAGGTAAATCTGTTTTACCGTCTAACAAAGTAGAAGCTGCACGATAATGACCAATATTAGTCATGCAGGAACCAATAAATACTTCATCAATATGTGTACCTGCTACATCAGACAAAGTTTTTACATCATCAGGGTCGTTCGGGCAGGCTAGAATCGGCTCTTTGATTTCATCCATATTGATATCAATAATGGCAGCGTATTCTGCATCCGCATCGGCTTCGAGTAATTTCGGTTCAGCCAACCATTGTTCCATTTTCTGAATACGGCGTTTCAGCGTACGGGCATCCTGATAGCCATCGGCAATCATATTTTTTAAGAGCACTATATTGGATTTCAAATATTCTTCAATCGGCTCTTTATGCAGTTTCACTGTACAGCCGGCAGCAGACCGTTCCGCAGAAGCATCAGTCAGTTCGAATGCTTGCTCTACTTTCAAATCCGGCAAACCTTCAATTTCCAGAATACGACCGGAGAAAATATTCTTCTTACCTGCTTTAGCTACGGTGAGAAGTCCTTCTTTTATAGCCTGCAAAGGAATGGCATTTACCAAATCTCGCAGGGTGATACCCGGCTGCATTTTACCGGAGAAGCGTACCAATACGGATTCAGGCATATCCAATGGCATCACGCCAGTAGCCGCAGCAAATGCTACCAAACCAGATCCAGCAGGAAAAGAAATACCCAGAGGGAAACGTGTGTGTGAATCACCGCCAGTACCCACCATATCCGGCAACAGCATCCGGTTTAGCCATGAGTGAATAATTCCGTCACCAGGACGCAAAGCCACACCGCCACGGGAAGACATAAATACTGGCAATTCCTTGTGGGTTTTGACATCCACTGGTTTAGGATAGGCTGCGGTATGACAGAAAGATTGCATCACCAAATCAGCACTAAAGCCAAGACAAGCCAAGTCTTTCAGTTCGTCTCGTGTCATCGGGCCGGTAGTATCCTGCGAACCAACAGTAGTCATTCGTGGTTCACAATAGGTACCCGGACGAATACCCTGTCCTTCCGGCAAGCCGCAGGCACGGCCAACCATTTTTTGTGCCAGACTAAATCCAGCTGTGCTCGGTGCAGGAGCCTGTGGTAAACGAAATACTTCAGAATGTCCCAGACTTAATGCGTCACGAGCTTTTGCAGTCAGACCGCGGCCAATTATCAGATTAATGCGGCCACCAGCCTGTACTTCATCTAGAATAACCTGAGATTTGAGCTCAAATTCGGCGACAGTTTCGCCATTTTTGATAATTTTTCCTTCATAAGGCAGAATATCCACTACATCGCCCATGTCGAGTTTGGATACATCTACTTCAATCGGTAACGCACCTGAATCTTCCTGTGTATTAAAGAAAATTGGCGCAATTTTGCCACCTAAACATACTCCACCAAACCGTTTATTCGGTACATACGGAATATCTTGACCGGTATGCCAGATTACAGAATTAGTAGCTGATTTACGTGATGAGCCAGTACCTACAACATCACCAACGTAAGCCACAAGATTACCCTTGGCTTTCAACTCAGCTAATTGTTGAATCGGGCCTACTTCACCTGGTTTATCTGGATGTATGCCTTCACGTGGATTTTTAAGCATAGCCAGTGCATGTAGCGGAATATCCGGCCGGCTCCATGCATCCGGTGCCGGTGACAAATCGTCAGTATTGGTTTCACCAACTACTTTGAATACGGTAACAGTGATTTTTTCCGGTACTTTTTCACGAGAAGTAAACCATTCAGCATTAGCCCATGACTCTATTACTTCTTTTGCATACCGGTTACCGGCTCGCATTTTTTCTTCCACGTCGTGGAAAGCATCAAACATCAGCAAAGTATGTTTTAAAGCATTTGCCGCAGTAGCCGCCAACTCTTCATAATCCAGAAACTCAATCAGAGGCTGAACGTTGTAACCACCCAACATGGTACCCAGTAGCTCTACCGCAAACACGGGCGTGATTAATGGACTACTTACGGTTTTCTCCGCAATAGCACCCAGAAAAGATGCTTTGACCTTAGAAGCATCATCTACACCAGGCGGCACTCGATGTGACAGTAAATCAACCAGAAATTTTTCTTCCCCTTTGGGAGGATTTTTTAGTAATTCAACCAACTCTTCTGTTTGCTTCGCTGTTAGCGGCAGAGGCGGAATACCCAGTGCTTCACGTTCAGCGGCGGCTGCGCGGTAGGCTTCTAACATCTTGAACATCCTTAATGTAATGGTTTTTTAAGTTTTTCTTGTAGATTTATTATGCATTACTGCTGCAATAATATGAATGATAACCGAAAACAGGGGCGATTGAAACAATTTGTAGTGTGATGTAGTCAATATTAGAAAATGTAAAGATTAAAATAAAAGCAGCCCGTTACAGGCTGCTATAGAGTAATAAAAATGAATACAATCATGGTGATTTCACATTGATTACACCATTTTAATATTTCAAACTTTCTGAAAAATCTTAGAAACGATTTCTCTTCTTACCACTGGCATTTTTGCGCAAGCTTGAGCCCGCCTGACTATACTGGCTGCGACCGGTAGGATTTTGCAAAGCCGGCTGATTTAGTCTGGCCTGCTCATAAATCGGCATAACTTCCGGCAGCATTTTTTTCAGAGAGCTAATGCGTGCATTATTGCTCGGATGGGTAGACAAAAGGCTAGTACCATTATTATTGCCCAAAACCTTATTCATTTTCTCCCATACTGTTATGGCAGCATTGGGGTTGTAGCCCGCCTGTGCCATTAGCCTCAGACCGCCTGCATCTGCCTGAGATTCCTGATAACGGGAAAAAGGTAAAGTCAGGCCATATTGACTTAGCACATCTTTATACACACCGACATTATCTGCATTGGCACCGGTTTTAGATTGCACCACTGCACTGCCTACTTCCAATGCCACGCTAGTCAAAATTTGCTGGCCAGCAGCTTTTTTACTGTGCTCCTGCAATGCATGTGTCATTTCATGCCCAATAATCGCAGCAATTTCATCATCGGTTAAATTCAGACGATCAACAATGCCTGTATACACCACCATTTTACCGCCTGGCATGGCAAAAGCATTTGCTTCATCACTACGGATAACATTAAGCTGCCAGTCAAAAGGAACTCCAGTAGTGTTTGCTTGATTGGCGTAAGGTACCAGTCGTTGAAATACATTGCGTACCCTTCTGGCAACAGGTGTGTTGGTTTCAATCACCCCTTCTGCTTTAGCCTTACCTATCATCTGAGTATAGCTTTTGGCCGCACTGCTATTAAGAGTTTGGGTGTCATAGCCCATCACATCAGCCACCTGCGCACATCCACTTACAGCTATAAGCATGGCAGCCAGTGTAATTAGTTTAGATTGCCGTCTGATTGAATACATGATTTATCCACGGTAATACAACTGGTTGAAAAAATATCACTTTTTAATGTCCTACATTCAGTAATAAATGTAAAAAATGGTTTTATTATATGGTGTTTATTTAATTTTAAAACCACTCTTATAACATGTACGCATAACAACACTTATGCGTATAAAATAAAAACAAAGATAAATGGCTCAGATTATCCATCAAAATTAATAATATTCAGCAAATTATTAGTAACATCCGTCTTTGCAACAGAACAAATATAACAAAATGATTAGAGCCAGCTTTTTTATACTTGTGTCGCGGTTTTACACCAATATTTGCACGCGGCACCACAAAGGCTACAATGCTATTGATTACCACAGAGATGATGTAAATTACGTGAAAATCCTTATTTTAGGCTGTGGACAAGTAGGTTCGACCATTGCCAGCAATCTGGCCAGAATGCCCAATAATGATGTCACTATTATTGACGTCAATGAAACTGCTTTACAGAAAATCAATCAGCGACTAGACGTACAAACCATTGTCGGCAACGGCGCGTGGCCGTCTGTCTTGTCTACAGCCGGTGCTCAGGATGCTGACATGATTCTGGCTCTGACCCAAAATGATGAAACCAATATGGCTGCCTGCCGAATTGCTTATGCGCTTTTCAATACGCCAAATCGTATTGCCAGAGTACGCTACAGTGATTTCGTTGAATTTGAAACAGGCAACAATCAATACAAAACCAGTTTAGACTTATTTAACATCACCGAAGCCATTAGCCCTGAACAACTTGTAACCGAACAGATAGTTAATTTGCTACTGCATTCTAGTGCCTTACAAATCCTGCGATTTGCCAACGACAAAATCCGTTTACTTGTCATCCGCGCTCAAAATGGTGGTATGCTGATTAATCAACCTATTAGTGCACTGAAACAGCATTTGGAAGAAGGCGTGGATTGCCAAATTTGCGCTATCTACCGCAATAACAGATTGCTGGTTCCCACTGGCAGCACTATCCTGCAGGAAGGTGATGAAGTTTTTGTTTTAACGCCAACTGCTTATTTGGAAAACATTATGCGCGAACTACGCCCAGTTACCAAGCGGACACGTCGCATTATGATTGCCGGTGGTGGCAATATTGGCTACCGCGTGGCTAAACAGCTGGAAGCTAGATTAGATATTAAAATTATCGAACGCAAACAAAATCGTGCAGAATGGCTTGCTGAAAACCTCAACAATTCGCTGGTTCTGGTAGGAAATGCTTCGGATGAAAGCCTACTGGAAAACGAATATATTGATGAAATCGATGTATTTTGTGCACTGACCAACGATGATGAAAATAATATCATGTCGGCCATGTTGGCAAAAAACCTCGGTGCCAAACGCGTGATGGCCATTATCAATCGTTCCAGTTACGTGGATTTATTGCAGGGCAGTGCTATCGATATTGTAATTTCACCGCATCTGATTACTATTGGTTCTATTCTGACTCATGTACATTTGGGCGATATCATGGCAGTGTATCCATTACGCCGCGGTTCGGCAGAAGCCATTGAAGTTGTATTGCACGGTGACCGCCATACTTCTAAACTTATCGGCCGCACCATGTTCCAATTACGTTTGCCCGCGGGGTGTTATTTTGGCGCGGTAGTACGTAACGAAAATATCACTATGTACCATCAGGATACAGTACTAGAAGATGGAGACCATGTAATCTTTTTCGTGGCTCGACGCAAAGCGGTGCAGGATCTAGAAAAATTGATTCAGGTTAAACTGGGCTTTTTTGCATAGGCAGCATGTTATGAGCCATTTCAGCAACCGCTTTACTGTGCATCATAAGGCATCAGGTTTCGTCAACAAAATTGCGCCCACCGCTCATATTGTGGCCAAAACCGGTTTTTTATTCTCATTATTGCTACTGGCACCGACGGTAGTCTCATTACTGTACATGGATCATGTGTTTTCAGCATTTGCAGTTACGGCTGCTATTAGCATGAGTGTGTGTGCGCTGACTTGGCTGCTGACGATGCGCTATAACCGTGAGCTGCGACCGCGTGATGGCTATACATTGGTCTTCATGCTGTGGATTGGCTTTGCCCTGATTGCCTGCCTACCCTTTTATATCTACTTGCCCGGACTGGGTTTTACTAATGCCTATTTTGAAGCCATTTCCGGTCTCACCACCACAGGTGCCACCATCATCACCAGTCTGGATACACTTGCCCCGTCACTAAATTTCTGGCGTCATATGCTCAACTGGCTGGGCGGCATGGGGATTATTGTGCTGGCCGTAGCCGTCATGCCGATGCTAGGCGTAGGCGGAACTCAATTATTTAAAGCAGAAATACCGGGTGTAAACAAAGACAGCAAAATGGCACCACGTATTTCAGAAACGGCCAAACGCTTATGGAGCGTTTATGTATTATTTACCTTTGTTACATTGCTGGCCTTACGTCTGGCCGGCATGAGCTGGTTTGATGCGGTTTGTCACGCCATGTCAGCTTTTTCCCTTGGTGGTTTCTCTACACACGACAACAGCATTTCCTATTTTAATTCTGTACCGATTGAAATTATTCTTAGCATTGCTACCATACTAGGTGCTATTAATTTCACTAATCATTTTAATGCGCTACAAAAAAAATCATTACGTTATTACTGGCGTGATGAAGAAGTCCGTGTACTATTATTTGTTTTGTTGTTCAGCATCATTGGCATCAGCTTGTATTTGTGGTGGCACAGTTTTTATTCGCTAGGTGAAGCATTTCGATACACGGCTTTCAATTTAATATCTATCGGGCTGGCAAATGGCTATTCCGATACTGATTTTGCCAAATGGCCATTAATCGCCTCCTTATGGATGTTTTTTCTGGCCAACATACTTTCTAACGGCGGATCAGCCGGCGGTGGTATTAAAACAGTGCGTGCGCTTGTACTCTTTAAATTCAGTTTGCGCGAAATGTTGCTGATGCTGCATCCCAATGCGGTAAGTATGGTTAAAATTAACGGCAGCCATATTCCCGACCGGCGGGCTTTAACAGTGATGGCCTTTGTGTTTGTGTACGTAATCACCATTATATTATTCAGCTTTGCCTTGATGATGAGTGGAATGGATTTTCTGTCTGCCCTGACAGCCGCAATCAGCTGTATCACCAATGCTGGCCCTGGGCTGGGTACTGTGGGTCCAGCCAATAACTTTGCTTTTCTTTCAGACCTTCAGAAGTGGTTATGCATCATCATCATGCTGCTCGGACGTCTGGAAATATTTACCGTCTTTATCTTGTTTACCCCTGCTTACTGGAAAAAATAAAATACAACTTGAGAAAATTTGAAGGAAAAAAATTGATTAAACACTTAAAGATGCTAAAAGCAAAACTGACTAACCAACAGCATCTCATTTCCGGCACTTTGCTGCTCCTTACCGCATGCAGCAACCAGCACGAAGTCGCGCTCCAGCCCATCAACAAAAACAGTGGTCAAGCCATCCTGCCGGGTACGCAAGCCACTGAAGCACCGGACAAAGTCATCAGCAGTTTTCAGCAATATCAAAATGCTCTTAAAGCAGCCAAAAATGGCGATGATATTTTACCGGCTCAGTTTCTGGCTCATCAGCCAGACAGCGCCATGAGCAATAGCATACGCAATAGTTGGTTACAGCAGTTAGGTAAACGTGGCAACTGGACAGTATTCCGCCAGCAATATGATTTTCTGGATAAAAATTTCCGCGATATGGAAACACGGTGCTATGCCGCACAAGCAGGCATAGATAATGACAATGAGTTATTAGCCAGTTTGAGCATGGAATCTGGCAATCTGCCATTAGGATGCAATCGCTGGCTTGAACAGGCTGCTGCACGCCAACAAATTAGTGCCCAAAATGGGTGGCGACGTGTACGCAACCTGTTGGCACTGAATCAAATTACTAATGCACGTAATTTAGCTCAAGCTTTAGGCAGTCCCTTACCAGATCCGTTGGGCAGCAGCACCGGTGGAAGTCAGGGCGCACAAGAAGCTTTACTGTATCAAGTTATCAATAAGGATAATCGTAACAAAGACAGTGCCGCTAGCACCCTAGAGCAACTATCAGCCAGTCTCACCAAAGAACAAATTGGCTTCGGCTGGGCGCAATTGGGCTTGGCTCAAGCAAATAGTCTCAATTCTGCTAAAGCTCTGAATTATTTTGACCGAGCCACCCCATCACAGATGAATAACGAAATGTGGGAATGGTATGCTCGCTCAGCACTGCGTCTGCAGCGCTGGCAAAAACTTAATAGCATCATCCTCAGCATGCCAACAGCGCTACAGCAGCAAGTTACATGGCAATATTGGCTGGCTCGCAGTTACCGCTCATTGGGGCAAAATAGTCAGGCGAACGCCATATTCCAAAAAACAGCTCAACGCGGACATAATTTTTATGCGTTGCTAGCTAAAGAAGCTTTGGGCAGCAAAGCCAACACCAGTAGCACTGTGGGCAAAAGCAGCCAGCAAGTTCAGAACAGAATAGCAGCTGACGGTAATATCCACCGTGCGCTTACATTATTTAAAACCGCACAAGCAGAAAATAACTGGCCAATGCGCCGACTGGCTCAGCAAGAATGGCGTTATGCTACACGTAACTTCAACGACGACACCCAAATCGCAGCTGCCACCCTTGCAGAAAACAATGGTTTTTATGAAATGGGAATTTACAGTGCAGATAAAGCGGATAACCTCCTCAACTACGAATTGCGTTATCCCGCGCCATTTAAAGAGCTGGCCGTACCATTTGCTCAAGAAGCCGGTATAGACCCTGCGTGGGTATATGGCTTAATCCGTCAGGAAAGCCGCTTTATGATCGGCGCCCGCTCCAACGTTGGTGCAACTGGCCTGATGCAAGTGATGCCGGCTACAGCCCGTGACATTGCCAGCCGGCTAGGTATGGATAGTAATGAGCTGTATACCATGCGCGGCAATATCCGTATGGGAACTTGGTATATGGGCAATGTACGCAAACAGTTTGGCGATGAAGTGCTCACCACCACCGGCTACAATGCCGGACCTAGCCGCGCTCGCCGATGGCAGGCAAATACACCTCTGGAAGGGGCCATTTATGCCGAAACTATTCCATTTGACGAAACCCGTACCTACGTCAAAAATGTTATGGCCAATACCACTTATTATGCCAACCTTTTTGGCGAACCGCGTACCACGCTGACAGAACGTATGGGTACCGTACCGGCACGGTAACCTGCTGGCACTTACCAGCCTTGCCAGCCTTAACCCGTACTTACTTTCCGCTACCTACAGATAATGCATAATTATCGTGTAAATTACTCAACCCTTGGGAAAGCAAATTATGTTGTTAGACCGCAAACGCTCCGCCGTATTAATGATTGATTTACAGACACGCTTGCTGCCAGCCATCAGCAACACCGATGAACTACTAAACAGCAATGTATGGCTGGCCGAATTGGCAAATGATATGGCCATTCCAACCATCATAAGCGAACACTGTGTCGATAAAATTGGCTCTACCCGTGAAGAAATCATTACCGCTGCGCCGCAGGCTAAAATTGTACAAAAACAAAGCTTTTCCGTATATTCTGCTGGTGTACTTACAGCTGATAATCTGCAAAATGCAAGCCAGATTGTCATATCCGGTATAGAAGCACATATCTGTGTATTACAAACAGCTCTGGACCTACATTCGCAAGGATATGAAGTATTTGTTGTAGCCGATGCCGTAGGTTCTCGCCGTCAACGTGATCTGGAGCTGGGTCTGTCTCGCATGCAGTCTAGTGGATGCAATATAGTTAGCCGAGAAATGATAGCATTTGAATGGCTAGGTTCAGCCAATAATCCACAATTTCGAGAAATTCACAAAAAATTCATTCGTTAATTTAGTGTGAGTCCTCACATTACCACTGCACCCTTAATAAAAAATGGGTGCAGTTTTATTTTCATCCTCAGCACAATATTACAAAATAAAAAGCTGAATCCGTATCACTCCTGATTCAGCTTCATTTAAAGGATAAAATATTTTATTTCAATTTTATGTAAACTAGCGTTAGCCTTCCCCATTAGTATCACTGCGGATAATTAAAAGCGGTAGATTAGTTTCACGCATCACTGTTTCAGCAAAACTACCCATAAGCAAATGCATTAGACCACTACGGCCATGTGTACCTAAAATAATTAGATCACTACTTTTTTCGTCAGCATAATCCACCAGCATCTGCGCCATTTCCTTTGCTCCTTTATTGGCGATCAGCAAATGGCGGTGCACTCTGTCCTGCGGCAATTGTTTCAAAGCCTTATTTACCGCATCGTCCAGAACA
This portion of the Snodgrassella alvi genome encodes:
- the cysK gene encoding cysteine synthase A; translated protein: MNIASSITDLIGNTPLVQLNRLSAGLPGKVVVKLEFFNPGNSVKDRIAASMIDAAEKAGKIHSDTVIVEPTSGNTGIGLAMVCAARGYKLIITMPETMSKERRMLLRAYGAELVLTPGAEGMSGAIARAQAFVDSDPQKYFMPQQFENPANPEIHRETTAQEIWHDTDGKVDIFVAGVGTGGTITGVGEVLKEKKPEVEVYAVEPEASAVLSGGCKGPHPIQGIGAGFVPKILNTHVYDGIIQVPNDVCFDTARAMASKEGILVGISSGAAVWAGLQLAARPENKNKLIVVLIPSYGERYLSTPLFADLA
- the acnB gene encoding bifunctional aconitate hydratase 2/2-methylisocitrate dehydratase, with translation MLEAYRAAAAEREALGIPPLPLTAKQTEELVELLKNPPKGEEKFLVDLLSHRVPPGVDDASKVKASFLGAIAEKTVSSPLITPVFAVELLGTMLGGYNVQPLIEFLDYEELAATAANALKHTLLMFDAFHDVEEKMRAGNRYAKEVIESWANAEWFTSREKVPEKITVTVFKVVGETNTDDLSPAPDAWSRPDIPLHALAMLKNPREGIHPDKPGEVGPIQQLAELKAKGNLVAYVGDVVGTGSSRKSATNSVIWHTGQDIPYVPNKRFGGVCLGGKIAPIFFNTQEDSGALPIEVDVSKLDMGDVVDILPYEGKIIKNGETVAEFELKSQVILDEVQAGGRINLIIGRGLTAKARDALSLGHSEVFRLPQAPAPSTAGFSLAQKMVGRACGLPEGQGIRPGTYCEPRMTTVGSQDTTGPMTRDELKDLACLGFSADLVMQSFCHTAAYPKPVDVKTHKELPVFMSSRGGVALRPGDGIIHSWLNRMLLPDMVGTGGDSHTRFPLGISFPAGSGLVAFAAATGVMPLDMPESVLVRFSGKMQPGITLRDLVNAIPLQAIKEGLLTVAKAGKKNIFSGRILEIEGLPDLKVEQAFELTDASAERSAAGCTVKLHKEPIEEYLKSNIVLLKNMIADGYQDARTLKRRIQKMEQWLAEPKLLEADADAEYAAIIDINMDEIKEPILACPNDPDDVKTLSDVAGTHIDEVFIGSCMTNIGHYRAASTLLDGKTDLPVRLWVAPPTKMDAKELSDEGYYGILGRVGARMEMPGCSLCMGNQAQAREGSTVVSTSTRNFPNRLGKNTQVYLSSAELAAICSKLGHIPNIDEYRENIAIINDKGIEIYRYMNFNEIQDYVDVAAKVDA
- a CDS encoding M48 family metallopeptidase — translated: MYSIRRQSKLITLAAMLIAVSGCAQVADVMGYDTQTLNSSAAKSYTQMIGKAKAEGVIETNTPVARRVRNVFQRLVPYANQANTTGVPFDWQLNVIRSDEANAFAMPGGKMVVYTGIVDRLNLTDDEIAAIIGHEMTHALQEHSKKAAGQQILTSVALEVGSAVVQSKTGANADNVGVYKDVLSQYGLTLPFSRYQESQADAGGLRLMAQAGYNPNAAITVWEKMNKVLGNNNGTSLLSTHPSNNARISSLKKMLPEVMPIYEQARLNQPALQNPTGRSQYSQAGSSLRKNASGKKRNRF
- the trkA gene encoding Trk system potassium transporter TrkA — translated: MKILILGCGQVGSTIASNLARMPNNDVTIIDVNETALQKINQRLDVQTIVGNGAWPSVLSTAGAQDADMILALTQNDETNMAACRIAYALFNTPNRIARVRYSDFVEFETGNNQYKTSLDLFNITEAISPEQLVTEQIVNLLLHSSALQILRFANDKIRLLVIRAQNGGMLINQPISALKQHLEEGVDCQICAIYRNNRLLVPTGSTILQEGDEVFVLTPTAYLENIMRELRPVTKRTRRIMIAGGGNIGYRVAKQLEARLDIKIIERKQNRAEWLAENLNNSLVLVGNASDESLLENEYIDEIDVFCALTNDDENNIMSAMLAKNLGAKRVMAIINRSSYVDLLQGSAIDIVISPHLITIGSILTHVHLGDIMAVYPLRRGSAEAIEVVLHGDRHTSKLIGRTMFQLRLPAGCYFGAVVRNENITMYHQDTVLEDGDHVIFFVARRKAVQDLEKLIQVKLGFFA
- a CDS encoding TrkH family potassium uptake protein: MSHFSNRFTVHHKASGFVNKIAPTAHIVAKTGFLFSLLLLAPTVVSLLYMDHVFSAFAVTAAISMSVCALTWLLTMRYNRELRPRDGYTLVFMLWIGFALIACLPFYIYLPGLGFTNAYFEAISGLTTTGATIITSLDTLAPSLNFWRHMLNWLGGMGIIVLAVAVMPMLGVGGTQLFKAEIPGVNKDSKMAPRISETAKRLWSVYVLFTFVTLLALRLAGMSWFDAVCHAMSAFSLGGFSTHDNSISYFNSVPIEIILSIATILGAINFTNHFNALQKKSLRYYWRDEEVRVLLFVLLFSIIGISLYLWWHSFYSLGEAFRYTAFNLISIGLANGYSDTDFAKWPLIASLWMFFLANILSNGGSAGGGIKTVRALVLFKFSLREMLLMLHPNAVSMVKINGSHIPDRRALTVMAFVFVYVITIILFSFALMMSGMDFLSALTAAISCITNAGPGLGTVGPANNFAFLSDLQKWLCIIIMLLGRLEIFTVFILFTPAYWKK
- a CDS encoding transglycosylase SLT domain-containing protein — encoded protein: MLKAKLTNQQHLISGTLLLLTACSNQHEVALQPINKNSGQAILPGTQATEAPDKVISSFQQYQNALKAAKNGDDILPAQFLAHQPDSAMSNSIRNSWLQQLGKRGNWTVFRQQYDFLDKNFRDMETRCYAAQAGIDNDNELLASLSMESGNLPLGCNRWLEQAAARQQISAQNGWRRVRNLLALNQITNARNLAQALGSPLPDPLGSSTGGSQGAQEALLYQVINKDNRNKDSAASTLEQLSASLTKEQIGFGWAQLGLAQANSLNSAKALNYFDRATPSQMNNEMWEWYARSALRLQRWQKLNSIILSMPTALQQQVTWQYWLARSYRSLGQNSQANAIFQKTAQRGHNFYALLAKEALGSKANTSSTVGKSSQQVQNRIAADGNIHRALTLFKTAQAENNWPMRRLAQQEWRYATRNFNDDTQIAAATLAENNGFYEMGIYSADKADNLLNYELRYPAPFKELAVPFAQEAGIDPAWVYGLIRQESRFMIGARSNVGATGLMQVMPATARDIASRLGMDSNELYTMRGNIRMGTWYMGNVRKQFGDEVLTTTGYNAGPSRARRWQANTPLEGAIYAETIPFDETRTYVKNVMANTTYYANLFGEPRTTLTERMGTVPAR
- a CDS encoding isochorismatase family protein; translated protein: MLLDRKRSAVLMIDLQTRLLPAISNTDELLNSNVWLAELANDMAIPTIISEHCVDKIGSTREEIITAAPQAKIVQKQSFSVYSAGVLTADNLQNASQIVISGIEAHICVLQTALDLHSQGYEVFVVADAVGSRRQRDLELGLSRMQSSGCNIVSREMIAFEWLGSANNPQFREIHKKFIR
- a CDS encoding universal stress protein encodes the protein MYKHLLVAVDGSHTSENALEHAIGLAKSEEAELTVVNVANPTEYMALAPEFLQHESYEAAALSEGNTVLDDAVNKALKQLPQDRVHRHLLIANKGAKEMAQMLVDYADEKSSDLIILGTHGRSGLMHLLMGSFAETVMRETNLPLLIIRSDTNGEG